In the Campylobacter sp. RM6914 genome, one interval contains:
- the secG gene encoding preprotein translocase subunit SecG, translating into MSVLFLILQFVLAVVITIAVLLQKSSSMGLGAYSGSNESLFGAKGPAGFLAKFTFIVGLLFILNTLVLGYFYNKDMKRSLVDSVDVKSLVIPQSPAAPAVPEAPSAPVPAAK; encoded by the coding sequence GTGAGTGTATTGTTTTTAATTTTACAATTCGTCTTGGCTGTAGTTATCACTATCGCGGTTTTATTGCAGAAAAGTTCGTCTATGGGTCTTGGCGCATATAGCGGTAGCAACGAAAGCTTGTTTGGAGCAAAGGGACCGGCGGGATTTTTAGCTAAATTTACTTTTATCGTAGGTTTACTTTTTATACTAAACACACTGGTTCTTGGATATTTTTACAACAAAGACATGAAGCGCTCGTTGGTAGATAGTGTAGACGTAAAATCGCTTGTAATACCACAAAGTCCAGCTGCACCGGCAGTGCCGGAAGCTCCTAGCGCACCTGTTCCGGCAGCAAAATAA
- a CDS encoding thiamine-phosphate pyrophosphorylase encodes MSENERIYRVIDANLNRLREGLRVVEDIMRYVFDEANLAYKIKNLRHKAKISSKEYIKFRDAANDVLKPSTKAEQARTNLSDLTVANLKRAQESARVLEECFKLIDLQYSELFKSIRYELYEIEKQI; translated from the coding sequence ATGAGTGAAAATGAACGCATTTATCGCGTGATAGATGCAAATTTAAATCGCTTAAGAGAGGGTTTGCGCGTAGTTGAGGATATAATGCGTTATGTCTTTGACGAGGCAAACCTCGCATATAAGATAAAAAACCTCCGCCACAAGGCAAAAATTTCTTCAAAAGAGTATATTAAATTTAGAGATGCCGCAAACGATGTGCTAAAACCAAGCACAAAGGCCGAGCAAGCTAGAACAAATTTAAGCGATTTAACTGTGGCAAATTTAAAAAGAGCTCAAGAGAGCGCACGTGTGCTTGAAGAGTGCTTTAAACTTATTGATTTGCAATACTCCGAATTATTCAAATCCATACGCTATGAGCTTTACGAGATAGAAAAGCAAATTTAA
- a CDS encoding Bax inhibitor-1/YccA family protein, producing MSLYNRNYADQSSQREEVAYSQSSLSSFIKQTYQLFAASLLSATAGAYVGISMAHVFAGNKMLFWGLVIVEFVLLFGLMAAKRKEGLNMVLLFAFTFVSGLTLTPLLSAILSMPSGASIVAQAFALTTVAFGALSVFAMNTKRDFTTMGKMLFIALVVIVVASLINIFFASPLVQLAIASIGAILFSAYILYDTQNIIRGNYETPIEGAVALYLDFVNLFTSLLQILGIFGRDE from the coding sequence ATGAGTTTGTATAACAGAAACTACGCTGATCAAAGTTCTCAAAGAGAAGAGGTTGCGTATTCTCAAAGTTCGTTAAGTTCGTTTATTAAGCAAACTTATCAGCTTTTTGCCGCATCTTTACTTTCAGCTACTGCGGGTGCTTATGTGGGCATTAGCATGGCGCATGTTTTTGCGGGTAACAAAATGCTATTTTGGGGACTTGTAATAGTCGAATTTGTTTTGCTTTTCGGTCTTATGGCGGCTAAGCGCAAAGAGGGGCTAAATATGGTCTTATTATTTGCCTTTACATTTGTTAGCGGTCTTACGCTTACCCCGCTTTTATCTGCCATCTTAAGTATGCCAAGTGGCGCTAGTATCGTAGCTCAAGCTTTTGCTCTTACGACTGTTGCATTTGGTGCTCTTAGTGTATTTGCTATGAATACAAAGCGCGATTTTACTACAATGGGCAAGATGCTTTTTATCGCCCTTGTCGTTATCGTCGTGGCAAGCTTGATAAATATTTTCTTTGCAAGTCCTTTGGTTCAACTAGCGATAGCTAGTATAGGCGCTATCTTGTTTAGTGCTTACATACTTTATGATACGCAAAATATTATCCGCGGTAACTATGAAACACCTATCGAGGGTGCTGTTGCCTTGTATCTTGATTTTGTGAATTTATTTACTTCGCTTCTTCAAATTTTAGGAATTTTTGGAAGAGATGAGTGA
- a CDS encoding carbonic anhydrase translates to MQSLLEGAVKFMEDGFLEHKELFESLQHAQDPHTLFVSCVDSRVVPNLITNCLPGELFMVRNIANIVPPYRVSSEFLATTSAIEYALEVLNIKNIIICGHSNCGGCGALYQDESKFINTPNVKNWIKLIEPIKYEVLKFTSDDPAKMAWLTERLNVINSIENILTYPNVERNYLDGNLAIYGWHYIIETGEIFSYDLESKTFKLLAIRQDTHE, encoded by the coding sequence ATGCAATCACTACTTGAAGGTGCCGTTAAATTTATGGAAGACGGCTTTTTGGAGCATAAAGAGCTTTTTGAAAGCTTACAACACGCTCAAGATCCACACACCCTTTTTGTCTCTTGTGTTGATTCTCGTGTTGTGCCAAACCTCATCACAAACTGCCTTCCTGGCGAACTTTTTATGGTAAGAAATATCGCAAATATCGTCCCTCCTTACCGTGTAAGTAGCGAATTTTTAGCTACTACATCGGCTATAGAGTATGCGCTTGAGGTATTAAATATCAAAAATATCATAATCTGCGGTCACTCAAACTGCGGAGGATGCGGGGCGCTATATCAGGACGAGTCTAAATTTATAAACACGCCAAATGTTAAGAACTGGATAAAGCTGATAGAGCCTATAAAATACGAGGTCTTAAAATTTACAAGCGACGATCCTGCAAAAATGGCTTGGCTAACAGAGCGCTTAAATGTCATAAATTCGATCGAAAATATCCTTACGTATCCAAATGTCGAGCGTAATTATTTAGATGGGAATTTAGCTATTTACGGCTGGCATTATATAATTGAAACGGGAGAAATTTTTAGCTATGATTTAGAGAGTAAAACCTTTAAACTTTTAGCTATCAGACAGGATACTCATGAGTAA
- a CDS encoding mechanosensitive ion channel family protein: protein MSKILLAFLLCFNLAFAGEKGENNQTASLEPKNIVEATAQIQTLNGQIQILKLQQQDSNASNTSASNLSTLEKRKEKLLDKIPFLIMQIDVKQSDIDKFKARKNSAENKVARYEKSGNKKLFAQNAIELEQLRISEAYYTALIKLEELFKKGAKDSQIKDLIVAELLNLQTNLYLNIKDLKEFLGDDVATYSNEIALLELQKQTSEEILTYIKNNAALLSSSFILSELNLKNAIDLINEKVPVNTNKFNLGKTAIIIFIFLFFISLTRLLAKFTYWFISLFAKFEGSEDIKDQILDIVKRPISSILIIYALNICIRIGYYPVPMPINIANTFSIIYILAFAWLLLTMLDGYGLILIGKIAQKSGRKEVVNLILKIIYFIVLTIATLLVLSRLGFDISALIASLGIGGLAVAFAAKDIIANFFASVMLLFDNSFSQGDWIVCGDIEGTVVEIGLRKTTVRSFDNALIFVPNSKLVSDPIRNWTRRKIGRNIKLTIGLTYNSTIKQLQKCIDDIRNMLLDHPSISKPDNGGQFMAKDSRSRFKQNIVSIDDLAGYKSNLTVALDNLNDSSVDIVVNCFAKTTVGAEYVLVKQDIIFKIMQIVSENNLSFAFPSQSLYIENTNLPQDEILQKENL, encoded by the coding sequence ATGAGTAAAATTTTACTTGCGTTTTTACTATGCTTTAACCTTGCTTTTGCGGGTGAAAAAGGCGAAAACAACCAAACCGCTTCACTTGAGCCAAAAAATATAGTAGAAGCCACCGCTCAAATTCAAACCCTAAACGGGCAGATACAAATTTTAAAACTACAGCAACAAGACTCAAACGCCTCAAATACAAGCGCTTCAAATTTATCTACTCTTGAAAAGAGAAAAGAGAAGCTTTTAGACAAAATTCCATTTCTTATCATGCAAATAGACGTCAAACAAAGCGATATAGATAAATTTAAAGCACGAAAAAATTCTGCAGAAAACAAGGTCGCAAGATATGAAAAGTCAGGCAATAAAAAGCTCTTTGCACAAAATGCCATCGAGCTTGAACAGCTAAGGATAAGCGAAGCCTACTATACTGCACTCATAAAGCTTGAAGAGTTGTTTAAAAAGGGTGCAAAAGACAGTCAGATAAAAGATCTCATCGTAGCCGAGCTTTTAAATTTACAGACAAATTTATACCTAAACATTAAAGATCTAAAGGAATTTTTAGGCGATGATGTGGCGACATATAGCAACGAGATCGCCCTGCTTGAACTGCAAAAACAAACATCTGAAGAAATTTTAACATATATAAAAAACAACGCCGCACTTTTAAGCTCAAGCTTCATACTCTCTGAGTTAAATTTAAAAAATGCGATCGATCTTATAAATGAAAAAGTTCCCGTCAATACAAATAAATTTAATCTCGGCAAGACGGCCATTATAATTTTTATATTTTTATTTTTTATATCACTAACAAGACTTTTAGCAAAATTTACCTACTGGTTTATCTCGCTATTTGCAAAATTTGAAGGTAGCGAGGACATAAAAGATCAAATTCTTGACATCGTCAAACGACCGATAAGTTCGATACTTATAATCTATGCACTAAATATCTGCATAAGAATCGGCTACTATCCTGTGCCTATGCCTATAAATATCGCAAATACCTTTTCGATAATTTATATCTTGGCGTTTGCCTGGCTACTTTTAACCATGCTTGATGGATACGGACTTATACTAATCGGCAAGATCGCTCAAAAAAGCGGACGAAAAGAGGTTGTAAATTTAATCCTTAAAATTATATATTTTATCGTTCTTACGATAGCAACCTTGCTTGTTTTAAGCCGCCTTGGATTTGATATATCGGCACTTATCGCCTCCCTTGGTATCGGCGGTTTGGCTGTTGCTTTTGCGGCAAAAGACATCATCGCAAATTTCTTTGCCTCGGTTATGCTTCTTTTTGATAACTCCTTTTCACAAGGCGACTGGATAGTTTGCGGTGATATAGAGGGAACGGTTGTCGAGATAGGACTTAGAAAAACAACGGTTAGAAGCTTTGATAACGCACTTATATTTGTGCCTAACTCAAAGTTGGTAAGCGACCCTATACGAAACTGGACAAGACGTAAAATCGGACGCAATATCAAGCTTACCATCGGACTTACTTATAACTCAACTATTAAGCAGCTTCAAAAATGTATAGACGACATAAGAAATATGCTTCTTGATCATCCAAGTATATCAAAGCCTGATAACGGTGGTCAGTTTATGGCAAAAGATAGCAGGTCTAGATTTAAACAAAATATCGTAAGTATCGATGATCTAGCAGGTTATAAGAGCAACTTAACCGTAGCGCTTGATAACCTAAACGACAGCTCGGTGGATATCGTTGTAAACTGCTTTGCCAAAACAACCGTAGGCGCTGAATACGTCCTTGTAAAGCAAGATATTATATTTAAGATCATGCAAATCGTAAGCGAAAACAACCTTTCGTTTGCATTCCCAAGCCAAAGTCTTTATATAGAAAATACAAATTTACCACAAGATGAAATTTTACAAAAGGAGAATTTATGA
- a CDS encoding GGDEF domain-containing protein: protein MSKEVGHASYKAVENIYKTLLYILIIINLTCVLLFYFINANIAIFYAMSVIVFVLMRLNFNIKHSMLISVLFHANTIIGATLGSVVLGWASGMWIMLACTILVNYFLDFDSKRITYAIVIMELLILIALYFFTKDINIGLSKEILLITNTANIILIFYTRIKLSTYADIITAADYQRLKNETDELEKLSKRDFLTGLLNRRSIKNILRYELSALKENENPNSNLVVMLGDIDNFKTINDTFGHERGDAVLKDVADMLVSIFRKDDYICRWGGEEFLIILPNTKTDFLYKITARLTRSINSIKLPDKSAVSMTFGMVVCTNKTIITMDELIGKADALLYQGKRNGKNRIEWKFD from the coding sequence ATGAGCAAAGAAGTAGGACATGCTAGTTATAAAGCCGTAGAAAATATCTACAAAACGCTTTTATACATTTTAATCATAATAAATTTAACCTGTGTGCTTTTGTTCTACTTTATAAATGCAAATATCGCTATATTTTACGCCATGTCGGTGATTGTATTTGTATTAATGAGGTTAAATTTTAACATCAAACACAGCATGCTAATATCGGTGCTGTTTCATGCAAATACGATTATCGGCGCTACCTTGGGTTCTGTAGTATTGGGCTGGGCTTCAGGCATGTGGATCATGCTTGCATGCACCATACTTGTAAATTACTTTTTGGATTTTGACTCAAAACGTATCACATACGCGATCGTTATCATGGAGCTGCTTATATTAATAGCACTTTACTTTTTTACAAAAGATATCAACATCGGGCTTTCGAAAGAAATTTTACTTATAACAAACACAGCGAACATTATCTTGATATTTTATACAAGGATAAAACTTTCAACATACGCCGACATCATAACGGCAGCTGACTATCAGCGACTTAAAAACGAAACGGATGAGCTTGAAAAGCTTTCAAAAAGAGACTTTCTCACCGGTCTTTTAAATAGGCGCTCTATAAAAAATATCCTAAGATACGAGCTAAGCGCGTTAAAAGAGAATGAAAATCCAAACTCAAATTTAGTCGTTATGCTTGGCGATATAGATAACTTTAAAACGATAAATGATACATTCGGACACGAGCGAGGAGATGCGGTTTTAAAAGATGTTGCCGATATGCTTGTAAGTATCTTCAGAAAAGATGACTATATCTGCCGATGGGGCGGGGAAGAATTTCTTATAATACTTCCGAATACAAAAACCGACTTCTTATACAAGATCACCGCAAGGCTTACGCGAAGCATAAATTCTATCAAACTACCCGATAAATCAGCTGTGAGTATGACATTTGGTATGGTTGTTTGCACAAATAAAACGATCATCACGATGGACGAGCTTATAGGCAAGGCAGACGCCCTGCTTTACCAAGGTAAAAGAAACGGTAAAAATCGCATAGAATGGAAATTTGACTAG
- a CDS encoding GGDEF domain-containing protein: MSIFVKNIKRNINPELFLQIVLTLSLITHIVYFVLFLIAKEESLAVVNIFSIISYIFSIKILIDNKTNAKLSFFIFQIETFVYVFICTMVLGWGYGFGLLFLTSTFTMLLPAFAYRKVNHTIITIQTIAAIICLLFLAGEPNRPYDAWRDIFMVINLSVMTFFAIAIAYLLEVSNKLIYASVLKQKDKIRMIVNHDPLTGLLNRTSMNSVMDKKSLFENINFSIVMCDIDNFKIINDTYGHSAGDALLVDFAGILHKTFKENDYVARWGGEEFLIITYNATSGEALKSMQQVKELISQSTTTYQNTAIKATMTFGMVSHDGKEPFNIKDMIRQADALLYQGKKRGKDIIVNEKYNHALWGGAEHP, encoded by the coding sequence GTGAGTATCTTTGTTAAAAATATAAAAAGAAACATAAATCCTGAGCTATTTTTACAGATAGTTTTAACCCTGTCATTGATAACTCACATTGTGTATTTTGTTTTATTTCTCATCGCAAAAGAAGAGAGCCTAGCCGTGGTTAATATATTTTCGATAATAAGCTATATATTTTCGATTAAAATTTTAATAGACAACAAAACAAACGCAAAACTATCGTTTTTTATATTTCAAATAGAAACATTTGTATATGTATTTATCTGCACTATGGTGCTTGGCTGGGGATACGGCTTTGGTTTATTGTTTTTAACCTCAACGTTTACCATGCTCTTGCCCGCATTTGCTTACAGAAAAGTCAACCACACTATCATAACGATACAAACCATAGCCGCCATTATATGCTTGCTGTTTCTTGCGGGGGAACCAAATAGACCATATGACGCGTGGCGTGATATTTTCATGGTGATAAACCTTAGTGTAATGACCTTTTTTGCTATAGCTATAGCCTATCTGCTTGAAGTGTCTAACAAGCTAATCTACGCAAGCGTCTTAAAACAAAAAGATAAAATTCGCATGATAGTTAACCACGACCCATTAACAGGGCTTTTAAACCGAACTTCTATGAATAGCGTCATGGACAAGAAGAGTCTTTTTGAAAATATAAATTTCTCCATCGTAATGTGCGATATAGACAACTTTAAAATCATCAACGATACTTACGGACATAGCGCAGGAGACGCGCTTTTGGTTGATTTTGCAGGAATTTTACACAAAACATTTAAAGAAAACGACTATGTTGCTCGCTGGGGCGGAGAAGAATTTCTTATCATAACTTACAACGCGACATCTGGCGAAGCTCTAAAAAGTATGCAACAAGTAAAAGAGCTGATAAGTCAGTCAACAACCACATATCAAAACACCGCCATAAAAGCAACGATGACATTTGGTATGGTATCGCACGATGGAAAAGAGCCATTTAATATAAAAGACATGATAAGACAAGCCGACGCACTACTTTATCAAGGTAAAAAACGAGGTAAAGATATCATTGTAAATGAAAAATACAACCACGCGCTATGGGGGGGGGCGGAGCACCCCTAA
- a CDS encoding TRAP transporter large permease, with protein sequence MTIAFLFIALFGLMLIGVPVAISLGASTVLTMILFTDLELAGIPQLIFDGINKFSLMAIPMFILAGNLLSKGGSAKRIIEFAKSMVGHLPGGLPMSAIFACIIFAAVSGSSPATVVAIGSIMFVAIKEAGYPATYAVGGISTAGSLGILIPPSVVMIVYGVTAEVSIGKLFMAGVIPGVMLGAMMIAQTYIGARKLGFKATTPEPMSERIKKFGKAFWALLIIVVVIGGIYGGIFTPTEAAAASAVYALVISLFVYKDIKVKDIWAICLDSAMTTAMIFFIITNAVVFAYLLTSEQIPQAIADAMLSANIGKITFLIIVNILLFIMGQFMEPSSVVMIMVPLLLPIATMLGIDPIHFGIVLIVNMEIGMITPPVGLNLFVASGLTGMSLKDVIMSCLPWTLTLFVGLILITYIPEISLWLPNLMYGN encoded by the coding sequence ATGACCATAGCGTTTTTATTTATCGCTCTTTTTGGGCTTATGCTTATAGGTGTGCCTGTAGCCATTTCACTTGGCGCAAGCACTGTGCTTACTATGATACTTTTTACAGACTTGGAGCTAGCGGGAATTCCTCAACTTATATTTGACGGTATAAACAAATTTTCGCTTATGGCGATACCTATGTTTATCTTGGCGGGAAATTTACTAAGCAAAGGTGGTTCTGCTAAGCGTATTATAGAATTTGCAAAGTCTATGGTAGGACATTTGCCTGGTGGTCTTCCGATGAGTGCGATATTTGCTTGTATAATATTTGCGGCAGTTTCTGGAAGTTCTCCTGCAACGGTTGTTGCGATCGGCTCTATCATGTTTGTAGCTATAAAAGAGGCGGGCTATCCCGCAACTTACGCCGTAGGAGGAATTTCGACTGCGGGTTCACTTGGAATTTTGATACCGCCTTCTGTTGTTATGATCGTTTATGGTGTAACGGCTGAGGTTAGTATAGGTAAGCTATTTATGGCGGGCGTTATACCGGGTGTTATGCTTGGTGCTATGATGATAGCTCAAACTTATATCGGAGCAAGAAAACTAGGCTTTAAGGCAACTACTCCTGAGCCGATGAGTGAGCGTATTAAGAAATTCGGTAAGGCGTTTTGGGCGCTTTTGATCATTGTTGTCGTTATAGGCGGAATTTACGGCGGAATTTTTACTCCGACCGAGGCTGCTGCGGCTAGTGCCGTTTATGCGCTTGTTATATCGCTTTTTGTGTATAAGGATATAAAAGTTAAGGACATCTGGGCTATATGTCTTGATTCGGCGATGACTACCGCGATGATATTTTTCATCATTACAAACGCGGTTGTGTTTGCATATCTACTTACAAGTGAGCAGATACCTCAAGCTATCGCGGATGCTATGCTAAGTGCAAATATCGGCAAGATAACATTCTTGATCATCGTAAATATATTGCTATTTATCATGGGTCAGTTTATGGAGCCGTCATCTGTTGTTATGATCATGGTGCCGCTGCTTTTACCGATAGCTACTATGCTAGGTATCGATCCGATACATTTTGGTATAGTTCTTATCGTGAATATGGAGATAGGCATGATCACGCCACCTGTGGGGCTTAACCTATTTGTTGCTAGCGGACTAACGGGCATGAGCTTAAAAGATGTTATCATGTCGTGCTTACCATGGACATTAACGCTGTTTGTGGGGCTTATACTTATAACTTATATACCTGAAATTTCACTTTGGTTGCCAAATTTAATGTATGGCAATTAA
- a CDS encoding TRAP transporter small permease — protein sequence MQRFFQILDVGIASVNKTIAVVGIAAGTLLAFINVVMRYCFNSGWAWAGETVNYLFIWSAFFAAAYGFKKGIHISVTILIEKFPPQIAKVYMIFSSILTTVFLLFIVVYGVQYLMILHEMEFMSVDLGIPQWIPMLVLPIAFLGASYRAGEKIFEIAKTPADKVIVNAEAETIRDAVSVVKKEQK from the coding sequence ATGCAAAGATTTTTTCAGATTTTAGATGTCGGCATCGCTAGTGTAAACAAGACGATCGCCGTCGTAGGTATAGCAGCCGGGACGCTGCTAGCCTTTATCAATGTCGTTATGCGCTACTGTTTTAACAGTGGCTGGGCATGGGCAGGTGAAACGGTAAACTACCTTTTCATCTGGTCTGCATTTTTCGCTGCCGCTTATGGTTTTAAAAAGGGCATTCATATAAGCGTAACCATACTAATAGAAAAATTTCCTCCACAGATCGCTAAAGTCTATATGATATTTTCAAGTATCCTAACAACGGTATTTTTGTTATTTATCGTAGTTTACGGTGTTCAATACCTCATGATACTTCACGAGATGGAATTTATGAGCGTTGACCTTGGAATTCCTCAATGGATACCAATGCTTGTTCTTCCGATAGCATTTTTGGGTGCAAGCTATAGGGCTGGAGAGAAAATTTTCGAGATAGCCAAAACACCTGCTGACAAAGTTATCGTAAATGCAGAAGCCGAAACCATCAGAGATGCTGTTTCTGTTGTTAAAAAGGAGCAAAAATGA
- a CDS encoding DctP family TRAP transporter solute-binding subunit, which translates to MKVLISTILSCAVAVSAFAAEKTYTIKFAHVVAASTPKGKAADFFAKRVEEISGGKIKVQVFPSAQLVDDDRVFGALKLNNVQMAAPSFSKFTPIVPQFQLFDLPFIFADENHLHKVQDGEVGQALKDLVTKKGFVALDYWDAGFKHFSSSTKPIVNPEDAKGQKFRIQSSKVLEEQMKAVGGNPQVLPFSEVYSALQQRVVDATENPLSNFYNTKFHEVQSSLTLSSHGYLGYLVVVSDKFWKSLPEDMKKYVTQALSEATDYEREETAKEDAHVIAELEKYAAETKKLEIFKLDDTQRAKWSEAMQPIYPKFYDIIGKDLVEKTINAK; encoded by the coding sequence ATGAAAGTTTTAATTTCAACAATACTAAGCTGCGCAGTTGCAGTAAGTGCATTTGCAGCTGAAAAAACATATACAATAAAATTCGCGCACGTTGTTGCGGCAAGTACACCAAAAGGAAAAGCGGCTGATTTCTTCGCAAAACGCGTTGAGGAGATAAGCGGCGGTAAGATAAAAGTTCAAGTTTTCCCTTCGGCTCAACTTGTTGATGATGATCGTGTATTTGGTGCTTTAAAGCTAAACAACGTTCAAATGGCAGCGCCTAGTTTTTCAAAATTTACGCCTATCGTTCCACAGTTTCAGCTTTTTGATCTACCGTTTATATTTGCAGATGAAAATCACCTGCATAAAGTTCAAGACGGCGAAGTTGGTCAGGCTTTAAAAGACCTAGTTACTAAAAAAGGTTTTGTTGCGCTTGATTATTGGGATGCGGGCTTTAAACACTTTAGCTCAAGCACAAAACCTATCGTAAATCCCGAAGATGCTAAAGGACAAAAATTTAGAATTCAAAGCTCAAAAGTTTTAGAAGAACAAATGAAAGCAGTCGGAGGCAACCCTCAAGTTCTTCCGTTCTCGGAGGTTTACTCTGCGCTTCAACAACGCGTTGTAGATGCGACTGAAAACCCGCTTTCAAATTTCTATAACACAAAATTCCATGAAGTTCAAAGTTCGCTTACGCTTTCAAGCCACGGATATCTTGGCTATCTTGTAGTAGTTAGCGATAAATTCTGGAAGAGTTTGCCTGAAGATATGAAAAAGTATGTTACTCAAGCACTTAGTGAGGCTACTGATTATGAGCGTGAAGAGACCGCTAAAGAGGACGCACACGTTATAGCAGAGCTTGAAAAATACGCAGCAGAGACTAAGAAGCTTGAAATTTTCAAACTTGATGATACTCAAAGAGCTAAATGGTCTGAGGCTATGCAACCTATCTATCCTAAATTTTACGATATCATAGGTAAAGATCTAGTAGAAAAAACTATAAATGCAAAGTAA
- the sodB gene encoding superoxide dismutase [Fe], whose amino-acid sequence MFTLRQLPFDAKTNAVVSEQTCNYHHGKHHATYVANLNNLIKDSEFANAGLYELLISAKGGLYNNAAQVYNHDFYWDCIAKKSQMSQELQAALSNEFGNFKDEFIKAATTLFGSGWAWLVYSPSSQKLEIVQTSNAVTPVTEGKIPLLVVDVWEHAYYIDNFNARPKYLETFYENINWEFVSSAYEWAKKEGLNSVKFYIDELHGNK is encoded by the coding sequence ATGTTTACACTAAGACAACTTCCGTTTGACGCTAAAACAAATGCCGTCGTAAGCGAGCAAACCTGTAATTACCACCACGGCAAACACCACGCAACTTATGTCGCAAATTTAAATAATCTAATAAAAGATAGCGAATTTGCAAATGCAGGACTTTATGAGCTTCTAATAAGCGCTAAAGGCGGACTATATAACAATGCGGCTCAAGTTTATAACCACGACTTTTACTGGGATTGTATAGCTAAAAAAAGCCAGATGAGCCAAGAGCTACAAGCGGCGCTATCAAATGAATTTGGTAACTTTAAAGACGAGTTCATTAAAGCCGCTACAACACTTTTTGGTTCAGGCTGGGCATGGCTTGTTTATAGCCCGTCAAGCCAAAAATTAGAGATCGTTCAAACTTCAAATGCCGTAACTCCGGTAACCGAAGGTAAAATTCCACTTCTTGTTGTAGATGTTTGGGAACACGCGTATTATATTGATAACTTCAATGCTCGCCCAAAATACCTCGAAACATTTTATGAAAACATAAACTGGGAATTTGTTTCATCTGCTTATGAGTGGGCAAAGAAAGAGGGTTTAAATTCCGTTAAATTTTATATCGACGAACTTCACGGAAATAAATAA